The genome window GTGCCGGACACCGCGCGAGTGGCCCGCGCGCTTGAGGCGCTCACTGGCGCGGTGTTCCAGCGCCCGCCGCTTATCTCCGCAGTCAAGCGCCAGCTCAGGGTGCGGACAATCTACGAGAGCAAGCTGCTGGAGCACGATCCCGAGCGCCACCTTGCCGTGTTCTGGATCTCATGCGAGGCAGGTACCTATGTCCGGACTCTGTGTGTGCACCTTGGGCTGCTCCTTGGTGTTGGTGCGCATATGCAGGAACTGCGCCGTGTCAGGTCGGGGATCCTAGGGGAGCAGGACAACATGGTCACCATGCACGATGTGATGGACGCGATGTGGTCTCTCGACAACTACAAGGATGAGTCATACTTGAGGCGTGTCGTGATGCCACTAGAGGTACTGCTTACTAGCTACAAGAGGCTTGTTGTGAAGGACTCCGCTGTAAATGCTATCTGCTATGGTGCTAAGCTTATGATTCCTGGGTTACTCCGATTTGAGAATGATATTGAGACCGGGGAGGAAGTGGTTCTCATGACGACGAAAGGGGAGGCTATCGCGATTGGTATAGCTGAAATGACTACTGCTGTGATGGCGACCTGTGACCATGGTGCAGTTTCAAAGATCAAGAGGGTAGTGATGGACAGAGATACATACCCAAGGAAATGGGGACTTGGCCCGGTGGCACTCAAGAAGAAAAAACTGGTTGCTGAGGGTCTACTTGACAAGCATGGGAAGCCAAATGAGAAGACACCAACTGAGTGGCTTCGGAATGTGGTGCTTCCCACTGGTGGTGATGTTTCAATTGCCAGCATTGCAGCTGCTCCTGAGCCAGAGAAGGTGAAGGTGGAGCCGGACACAGCTGTGACTGAAGAGGTCAAGGAGAAGAAAAAAAAGAGGCAGAAggatgatgctgaggatactgatgCTTCTGTTCCTGCGAAGAAGATCAAAGTTGAGGAAGCCACTGAAGCAGTGGAAGGGGAGAagagtgagaagaagaagaagaaaaagaaagacaAGGGCGAGTCAGAGCCAGCTGAGGTCGTTGAGGGCAAGGAGGAGGTTGCTACAGGTGACGAGAAGGGGagtgagaagaaaaagaagaaaaagaagagcaaggaaGCAAGTGATGCTGCAAAACCAGAGAGTGCTCAGATTGGAGATGGCACAGGCACCGAGAAGAGTgagaagaaaaaagagaagaagaagaagagccgAGATACAGAGGAGGCACAATAGGTGTAGTTTATGTTGGCTAGCTACCCTTGTTTAGAGATGCTGGGAAGTTTGAGATGCCTTTCAGATGCTGGGGAAGTTTGAGATGCCTTTCTTGCTTGCCTTGTATCTGTTGCAACTGCTATGCCTGATGTACCATCCTTAGGTTATTGCTATTCTACTGCTTAAAACTGATATGCCAAGTGGTGGCATTTTCATTGAAACTCTTGAACAGCGAAGGTTGTATTGTTGTTTCACTTACCAGATAATGCAACGAGTTTTGTTTTGCTCTCATCTTGATTTACCTGGCTACGACTCATTTGATATTTTTTAGCTTTCTCAATCTGTTATCAACCTGCTGTGATGGTGTTCGTGAGCTGATCTTAGTTATTATTGATTGGATCTCAACATTTACACCACACCCGGACTGGGAGTAGCTTATGATGTGGTTACAATTTTAGTGATCTGAGATTCTGAGAACCTGTGTTGGACCCTCCTATATTGTTTTTCATGCTCTGGTTAACTGGT of Zea mays cultivar B73 chromosome 8, Zm-B73-REFERENCE-NAM-5.0, whole genome shotgun sequence contains these proteins:
- the LOC100502498 gene encoding H/ACA ribonucleoprotein complex subunit 4-like gives rise to the protein MSSTTPAIASPASEQAKSKKKKHRSKDDPSAAAADPPSLAEAEEKTDGYLIKPQSLVPSLDTSTWPLLLKNYDRLNVRTGHYTPLPSGHSPLKRPLAEHLRYGIINLDKPSNPSSHEVVAWIKRILRVEKTGHSGTLDPKVTGNLIVCIDRATRLVKSQQGAGKEYVCVARFHAAVPDTARVARALEALTGAVFQRPPLISAVKRQLRVRTIYESKLLEHDPERHLAVFWISCEAGTYVRTLCVHLGLLLGVGAHMQELRRVRSGILGEQDNMVTMHDVMDAMWSLDNYKDESYLRRVVMPLEVLLTSYKRLVVKDSAVNAICYGAKLMIPGLLRFENDIETGEEVVLMTTKGEAIAIGIAEMTTAVMATCDHGAVSKIKRVVMDRDTYPRKWGLGPVALKKKKLVAEGLLDKHGKPNEKTPTEWLRNVVLPTGGDVSIASIAAAPEPEKVKVEPDTAVTEEVKEKKKKRQKDDAEDTDASVPAKKIKVEEATEAVEGEKSEKKKKKKKDKGESEPAEVVEGKEEVATGDEKGSEKKKKKKKSKEASDAAKPESAQIGDGTGTEKSEKKKEKKKKSRDTEEAQ